One genomic window of Paraburkholderia acidiphila includes the following:
- the ppc gene encoding phosphoenolpyruvate carboxylase gives MKSSGSARAERRNTASQNATSKAASATPSTKPAKTTKTTKTTKSVTTKPATQTKEAAEAVKAAKALKTPKTTKATQAPKAPKAAAGASRNGRARDDKDQPLFEDIRYLGRVLGDVLREQEGDAVFDMVETIRQTAVRFRREDDNADALALEKQLRALSPEQTVSVVRAFSYFSHLANIAEDRHRNRRRRIHDLAGSAPQAGTISHSLERLALAGAAATPVLQQFFNDALIVPVLTAHPTEVQRKSTLDSQHDIARLLAERDQPLTHRELEHNEQLLRARVTSLWQTRMLRDSRLTVGDEIENALSYYHTTFLTEIPALYGEIETQLKEHGISARLPAFFQMGSWIGGDRDGNPNVTAATLEEASERQAQVILQHYLDEVHRLGAELSVSNLLAGASVELKALADASPDQSPHRVDEPYRRALIGVYTRLAASARVRLGEGVVAVRSAGRNAAPVRAKPYADADEFSRDLHILMDSLAEHHGASLATTRLAPLMRAVDVFGFHLASIDLRQSSDIHEAVITELLARAGVEADYAALSEEDKQIVLLAQLADPRTLRSPYLDYSDLVKSELGVLEMARVTREKFGARAVRNYIISHTETVSDLLEVLLLQKETGLVSGRLGHAEDPAKAALMVIPLFETIPDLRHAPGIMRDLLALPGIDGIVEHQGNEQEIMLGYSDSNKDGGFLTSNWELYRAELALVALYKQRGITLRLFHGRGGTVGRGGGPTYNAILSQPPGTVEGQIRLTEQGEVIASKFGNPEIGRRNLETVIAATLEATLLPMGGANSAPDQLPAFEETMQQLSDAAMAAYRSLVYETPGFTDYFFASTPITEIAELNIGSRPASRKLQDPKNRKIDDLRAIPWGFSWGQCRLLLTGWYGFGSAVASYLDDAGSDAERARRLAMFKKMYKTWPFFSNLLSNMDMTLAKTDLAVASRYAQLVADKKLRKLVFERIVAEWERTTKVLGEITGATGRLADNPLLARSIKNRFPYLDPLNHLQVELIKRYRAGDPSPRVRRGIHLTINGIAAGLRNTG, from the coding sequence GTGAAGTCTTCCGGCTCGGCGCGCGCAGAGCGCCGCAACACCGCATCGCAGAACGCAACTTCGAAGGCCGCATCGGCCACGCCGTCCACGAAACCGGCGAAAACGACGAAGACCACGAAGACCACGAAATCCGTCACGACCAAACCGGCGACCCAGACCAAAGAGGCCGCCGAGGCCGTCAAGGCAGCAAAGGCCCTGAAGACGCCGAAGACCACAAAAGCCACGCAGGCGCCGAAAGCCCCGAAGGCGGCCGCCGGCGCCTCGCGCAATGGCCGCGCGCGCGACGACAAGGACCAGCCGCTCTTCGAAGACATCCGGTATCTCGGCCGCGTACTCGGCGACGTGCTGCGCGAGCAGGAAGGCGACGCCGTGTTCGACATGGTGGAGACCATTCGTCAGACCGCCGTGCGTTTTCGCCGCGAGGACGACAACGCCGACGCGCTCGCGCTGGAAAAGCAGCTACGCGCGCTCTCGCCCGAGCAGACCGTGAGCGTCGTGCGCGCGTTCAGCTATTTCTCGCATCTCGCGAACATCGCCGAAGACCGCCACCGCAACCGCCGCCGCCGCATTCACGACCTCGCGGGCTCGGCCCCGCAGGCGGGCACCATCTCGCATTCGCTCGAACGCCTGGCGCTTGCGGGCGCCGCCGCGACGCCGGTGCTGCAGCAGTTCTTCAACGACGCGCTGATCGTGCCCGTGCTTACCGCGCACCCCACCGAAGTGCAGCGCAAGAGCACGCTCGACTCGCAGCACGACATCGCACGCCTGCTCGCCGAGCGCGACCAGCCGCTCACGCACCGCGAACTCGAACACAATGAGCAGCTGCTGCGCGCACGCGTGACGTCGCTCTGGCAAACGCGCATGCTGCGGGACTCGCGCCTGACCGTCGGCGACGAAATCGAGAACGCGCTTTCGTATTACCACACGACCTTCCTGACCGAGATCCCCGCGCTCTACGGCGAGATCGAAACGCAGTTGAAGGAGCACGGCATCTCGGCGCGCCTGCCCGCTTTCTTCCAGATGGGCAGCTGGATTGGCGGTGACCGCGACGGCAACCCGAACGTCACCGCCGCCACGCTCGAAGAAGCGAGCGAGCGCCAGGCACAGGTGATCCTCCAGCATTACCTCGACGAAGTGCACCGCCTGGGCGCCGAGCTTTCGGTGTCGAATCTGCTTGCGGGCGCCAGCGTCGAGCTGAAGGCGCTCGCCGACGCCTCGCCCGACCAGTCGCCGCACCGTGTGGACGAGCCGTATCGCCGCGCGCTGATCGGCGTGTACACGCGCCTCGCCGCCAGCGCGCGCGTGCGCCTCGGCGAAGGCGTGGTGGCCGTGCGCAGCGCGGGCCGCAACGCCGCGCCCGTGCGCGCGAAGCCCTATGCCGATGCCGATGAGTTCTCGCGCGACCTGCATATCCTGATGGATTCGCTCGCCGAGCATCACGGCGCGTCGCTCGCGACCACGCGTCTCGCGCCGCTCATGCGCGCCGTCGACGTGTTCGGCTTCCACCTCGCCTCGATCGATTTGCGCCAGAGCTCGGACATCCACGAAGCCGTGATTACGGAGCTGCTCGCGCGTGCCGGCGTCGAAGCCGACTACGCGGCGCTTTCCGAAGAGGACAAGCAGATCGTGCTGCTCGCGCAGCTCGCCGATCCGCGCACGCTGCGTTCGCCGTATCTCGACTATTCGGACCTCGTGAAAAGCGAGCTGGGCGTGCTGGAAATGGCGCGCGTGACGCGCGAGAAGTTCGGCGCGCGCGCGGTGCGCAACTACATCATCTCGCACACCGAAACGGTTTCCGACCTGCTCGAAGTGTTGTTGTTGCAGAAGGAAACCGGCCTCGTGAGCGGGCGCCTCGGCCACGCGGAAGACCCCGCGAAGGCCGCGCTGATGGTGATCCCGCTGTTCGAAACGATTCCCGACTTGCGCCACGCGCCGGGCATCATGCGCGACCTGCTCGCGCTGCCGGGCATCGACGGCATTGTCGAGCACCAGGGCAACGAGCAGGAAATCATGCTCGGCTACTCGGACAGCAACAAGGACGGCGGCTTCCTCACGTCGAACTGGGAGCTGTATCGCGCGGAGCTGGCGCTCGTCGCGCTGTACAAGCAGCGCGGCATCACGCTGCGTCTGTTCCACGGCCGCGGCGGCACGGTGGGCCGCGGCGGCGGCCCGACCTACAACGCGATCCTCTCGCAGCCGCCGGGCACGGTGGAAGGCCAGATCCGCCTCACGGAACAGGGCGAAGTCATTGCGAGCAAGTTCGGCAATCCGGAGATCGGCCGCCGCAACCTCGAAACGGTGATCGCCGCGACCCTCGAAGCAACGTTGCTGCCGATGGGCGGCGCGAACAGCGCTCCGGATCAACTGCCCGCATTCGAAGAGACGATGCAGCAACTCTCCGACGCCGCGATGGCCGCGTACCGCTCGCTCGTGTACGAGACGCCCGGCTTCACCGACTACTTCTTCGCCTCGACACCGATCACGGAAATCGCGGAGCTGAATATCGGCAGCCGGCCGGCCTCGCGCAAGCTGCAGGACCCGAAGAACCGCAAGATCGACGACCTGCGCGCGATTCCATGGGGCTTCTCGTGGGGCCAGTGCCGCTTGCTGCTCACGGGCTGGTACGGCTTCGGCAGCGCGGTGGCGTCATATCTCGACGATGCGGGCAGCGACGCCGAGCGCGCGCGGCGCCTTGCGATGTTCAAGAAGATGTACAAGACCTGGCCGTTCTTCTCGAACCTGCTCTCGAACATGGACATGACGCTTGCGAAGACCGACCTCGCGGTGGCCTCGCGCTACGCGCAGCTCGTGGCGGACAAGAAGCTGCGCAAGCTCGTGTTCGAGCGCATCGTGGCCGAATGGGAGCGCACGACGAAGGTGCTCGGCGAGATCACGGGCGCAACCGGACGGCTCGCCGACAACCCGCTGCTCGCGCGTTCGATCAAGAACCGCTTCCCGTATCTCGATCCGTTGAATCACTTGCAGGTGGAACTGATCAAGCGTTATCGCGCCGGCGACCCGAGCCCGCGCGTGCGGCGCGGTATTCATCTGACGATCAACGGGATTGCGGCGGGGCTGCGTAACACGGGCTAA
- the hemC gene encoding hydroxymethylbilane synthase: protein MNSETLSAPMPRTLVIASRESRLAMWQAEHVQAALHKLYPACDVKIVGMTTRGDQILDRTLSKVGGKGLFVKELEQALAEGRADLAVHSLKDVPMELPEGFTLAAIMEREDPRDAFVSNDYDSLAALPAGSVVGTSSLRRESMIRARYPQLDVKPLRGNLDTRLAKLDRGDYAAIILAAAGLKRLGLGARIRALLAPEDSLPAAGQGALGIEIRADRADIAAWLAPLHDDATAKAVEAERMVSRALGGSCTVPLAAYAQWHDGKLTLRGTIATPDASSVLAAQEATAASTLDDAVALGRRVADDLIAQGALEIVRALADAAQAADGPNTAPQKGAAANNPTGTGEGPGSR, encoded by the coding sequence ATGAACTCCGAGACGTTATCCGCGCCCATGCCCCGCACCCTGGTGATCGCTTCGCGGGAGAGCCGCCTCGCGATGTGGCAGGCAGAGCATGTGCAAGCTGCGCTGCACAAATTATATCCAGCCTGTGACGTGAAAATTGTTGGAATGACGACACGCGGCGATCAAATTCTCGACCGCACGCTTTCGAAGGTGGGCGGCAAGGGTCTTTTCGTGAAGGAACTGGAGCAGGCGCTGGCCGAAGGTCGCGCCGATCTCGCGGTGCACTCGCTCAAGGACGTGCCGATGGAGTTGCCCGAAGGCTTCACGCTCGCGGCCATCATGGAGCGCGAGGACCCGCGCGACGCGTTCGTCTCCAACGACTACGATTCGCTCGCCGCGTTGCCCGCGGGCAGCGTGGTGGGCACATCCAGCCTGCGCCGCGAGTCGATGATCCGTGCGCGCTATCCGCAGCTCGACGTGAAGCCGTTGCGCGGCAATCTCGACACGCGCCTCGCCAAGCTCGACCGCGGCGATTACGCGGCCATCATTCTCGCGGCCGCGGGCCTGAAGCGTCTTGGCCTCGGCGCGCGTATCCGCGCACTCCTCGCGCCCGAGGACAGCCTGCCGGCGGCGGGCCAGGGCGCGCTCGGCATCGAGATCCGCGCCGATCGCGCCGATATCGCCGCATGGCTCGCGCCGCTGCACGACGACGCCACCGCGAAGGCCGTCGAGGCCGAACGCATGGTTTCGCGCGCGCTGGGCGGCAGCTGCACGGTGCCGCTCGCCGCCTACGCGCAGTGGCACGACGGCAAGCTCACGCTGCGCGGCACGATCGCCACGCCCGACGCGAGCAGTGTGCTCGCCGCACAGGAGGCCACCGCGGCATCCACGCTCGACGATGCCGTCGCGCTCGGCCGCCGCGTCGCCGACGACCTCATCGCGCAAGGTGCGCTAGAGATCGTGCGTGCACTCGCGGATGCGGCCCAGGCCGCCGATGGCCCGAATACGGCGCCTCAAAAAGGTGCTGCCGCGAACAACCCAACCGGCACGGGCGAAGGCCCGGGCTCCCGATGA
- the hemDX gene encoding fused uroporphyrinogen-III synthase HemD/membrane protein HemX, with protein sequence MMAGPWQPRGNAGQPDEWGGPGDASTGAKRASSTSGPDGNGAPFTVVITRPAGQSDGLAGQLAQHGLRTLDFPLISIAPVTDEAPLRGALGALERYALVVFVSPNAVDRAFACYASVSSIWPPALPVAVVGPASVAALERHGVAEPEHRVVSPAGVGEEEPARFDSESLYAALEKTFGANAFAGKRVLIVRGDGGREWLAERLREAGAEVETVAAYRRIVPEPPIAAWTQVHALLEGAPHAWLVTSSEGVRNLDELAREHLTAGEIVELRHAPLVAPHPRIAETARSMGFDRITVSGAGDERIVETLLGLASSVVQPVQNTPAQAPVNPRMTDSNNSSSTANQGAVATGAAASGSAAARPSYASSGAGSSAPLTPPPGAGGTRRGASMGLLWLVVVLVAAGSGAGGYLLNRKLDGLGMQAIQRQQAGEQQIAALRARADEAVSGAQQLDKQIAQLEGKIADAQTSQQALAQQYADLSKSRDDWTLAEVGQMLSSASEQLQLTGNTQLALFALQSADTRLAASDNAQAIAVRKAIAQDIDKLKAAPSTDLTGLAIKLDTALGQIDSLPLSGEAIVAHTKPEAAQPADIAQVAAATNQPKWKVWIHTFVDGVGKQIASLVQVRRIDNADAMLVSPDQGYFVRQNLKLRLLSARLSLLSRNQDTLKSDLAAADATLARYFDGASKDTQTVRELLKEVNDGSAAVALPTLDTSLKAIQQYRSRG encoded by the coding sequence ATGATGGCCGGCCCCTGGCAACCGCGCGGCAACGCCGGCCAGCCCGACGAGTGGGGCGGTCCGGGCGACGCCTCCACGGGCGCGAAGCGCGCGTCGTCGACAAGCGGTCCTGATGGCAACGGTGCGCCGTTCACTGTCGTCATTACCCGGCCGGCCGGTCAGTCGGATGGGCTCGCCGGTCAACTCGCGCAGCACGGCCTGCGCACGCTCGACTTCCCGCTGATCTCCATTGCGCCCGTGACCGACGAAGCGCCGCTGCGCGGCGCGCTCGGCGCGCTCGAACGCTACGCGCTCGTCGTGTTCGTTTCGCCTAACGCCGTCGATCGCGCGTTCGCCTGCTATGCCTCCGTGTCCTCGATCTGGCCGCCCGCGCTGCCCGTGGCCGTGGTCGGCCCGGCGAGCGTGGCCGCGCTCGAGCGTCACGGCGTGGCCGAGCCCGAGCATCGCGTGGTAAGTCCTGCGGGCGTGGGGGAAGAAGAGCCCGCGCGCTTCGATTCGGAGTCGCTCTACGCGGCGCTCGAAAAGACCTTCGGCGCCAACGCCTTTGCGGGCAAGCGCGTGCTGATCGTGCGCGGCGACGGCGGCCGCGAGTGGCTCGCCGAGCGTCTGCGCGAAGCGGGCGCCGAGGTGGAGACCGTGGCGGCTTACCGCCGCATCGTGCCTGAGCCGCCCATCGCCGCGTGGACACAGGTGCATGCCCTCCTCGAAGGCGCGCCGCACGCGTGGCTCGTCACGAGCTCCGAGGGCGTGCGCAACCTCGACGAACTCGCGCGCGAGCACCTCACGGCGGGCGAGATCGTGGAACTGCGGCACGCGCCGCTCGTCGCGCCTCACCCGCGTATCGCCGAGACGGCGCGCTCAATGGGTTTTGATAGGATTACGGTGTCCGGCGCGGGCGACGAACGCATCGTCGAGACGCTGCTAGGCCTCGCTTCTTCCGTTGTTCAACCGGTTCAGAACACTCCGGCCCAGGCGCCGGTCAACCCACGCATGACAGATTCGAACAACTCAAGCAGCACAGCAAACCAGGGTGCCGTCGCCACGGGCGCAGCGGCTTCCGGCAGCGCAGCCGCGCGGCCCTCGTATGCGTCCTCGGGCGCGGGTTCTTCCGCGCCGCTGACGCCGCCGCCGGGCGCAGGCGGCACACGGCGCGGCGCGAGCATGGGACTGCTGTGGCTCGTCGTGGTGCTGGTCGCTGCGGGCTCGGGCGCAGGCGGCTATCTCCTCAATCGCAAGCTCGATGGCCTCGGCATGCAGGCCATCCAGCGCCAGCAGGCAGGCGAGCAGCAGATCGCCGCGCTGCGCGCACGCGCCGACGAGGCCGTCTCGGGCGCGCAGCAGCTCGACAAGCAGATTGCCCAGCTCGAAGGCAAGATCGCCGACGCGCAGACTTCGCAGCAGGCGCTTGCGCAGCAATACGCCGATCTTTCGAAGAGCCGCGACGACTGGACGCTCGCCGAAGTCGGCCAGATGCTCTCGAGCGCGAGCGAACAGCTCCAGCTTACCGGCAACACGCAGCTCGCGCTCTTCGCGCTGCAAAGCGCCGACACGCGCCTCGCCGCCTCGGACAACGCCCAGGCCATCGCCGTGCGCAAGGCCATCGCGCAGGACATCGACAAGCTCAAGGCCGCGCCGTCCACGGACCTCACAGGCCTCGCCATCAAGCTCGACACCGCGCTCGGCCAGATCGACTCGCTGCCGCTCTCGGGTGAAGCGATCGTCGCGCACACGAAGCCGGAAGCCGCGCAGCCCGCCGATATCGCACAGGTTGCGGCCGCGACCAACCAGCCGAAATGGAAAGTGTGGATCCACACGTTCGTCGACGGCGTAGGCAAGCAGATCGCGAGCCTCGTGCAGGTGCGCCGCATCGACAACGCGGACGCCATGCTCGTCTCGCCCGATCAAGGCTACTTCGTGCGCCAGAACCTGAAGCTGCGTTTGCTCTCCGCGCGCCTCTCGCTGCTCTCACGCAACCAGGACACGCTCAAGTCCGACCTCGCGGCCGCCGACGCCACGCTGGCGCGCTACTTCGACGGCGCCTCGAAAGACACGCAAACCGTGCGCGAACTGCTCAAGGAAGTGAACGACGGCTCGGCCGCCGTCGCGCTGCCCACGCTCGACACGAGCCTGAAGGCGATCCAGCAATACCGGAGCCGGGGGTAA
- a CDS encoding heme biosynthesis protein HemY — MAIRGLLWLALLFAIAVALATVGRFDTGQVLLVYPPYRVDVSLNLFVVGIVVAFLLLYAILRFARNIVTMPRRVAAYRARMRAEKANSALRDAVGNLYAGRFSRAEKAARDSLADVKNTSAAGLIAATAAHRLHEYARRDEWLTQVDDPDLQEARLMATADMRADGRDADGALAALTEMRTQGGRRIHAQQIALRAQQQLKNWSEVLKLVKTLEKREALHPAVAVRLRQLAAENLLRDRRHNADALLELWQSLSNVERHSPRLADCAAELLIALDRQADARKIVEEALAQNWDARLLRRYPDTAGSDALPLIQKAEAWRKERPEDGDLLFALGRLCLKQQLWGKAQSFLEAALKSADATQNEPLKIRSHRALARLHEQLGDGEKAASHYRESALSMNVV, encoded by the coding sequence ATGGCGATCCGTGGACTTCTCTGGCTCGCGCTTCTCTTCGCGATTGCCGTCGCGCTCGCGACTGTCGGGCGCTTCGACACCGGGCAGGTGCTGCTCGTCTATCCGCCGTATCGCGTGGACGTCTCGCTCAACCTGTTCGTGGTCGGCATCGTGGTGGCCTTCCTGCTGCTGTACGCGATCCTGCGCTTCGCGCGCAACATCGTGACGATGCCGCGCCGCGTGGCCGCCTATCGCGCACGCATGCGCGCCGAGAAGGCGAATTCGGCGCTGCGCGACGCCGTGGGCAATCTCTACGCGGGCCGTTTCTCGCGCGCCGAGAAGGCTGCGCGCGATTCGCTCGCCGACGTCAAGAACACGAGCGCCGCGGGCCTGATCGCCGCGACGGCCGCGCATCGTCTGCATGAATACGCGCGCCGCGACGAATGGCTCACCCAGGTCGACGACCCCGACCTCCAGGAAGCGCGCCTCATGGCGACCGCCGACATGCGCGCCGACGGCCGCGACGCCGATGGCGCGCTCGCTGCGCTCACCGAAATGCGCACGCAGGGCGGCCGCCGCATTCACGCGCAGCAGATCGCGCTGCGCGCGCAACAGCAGCTCAAGAACTGGAGCGAAGTGCTCAAGCTCGTGAAGACGCTGGAAAAGCGCGAGGCGCTGCACCCGGCCGTGGCCGTGCGCCTGCGCCAGCTCGCGGCGGAAAACCTGCTGCGCGACCGCCGTCACAATGCGGATGCGTTGCTCGAACTGTGGCAATCGCTCTCGAACGTCGAGCGTCACTCGCCGCGTCTGGCGGATTGCGCCGCCGAACTGCTGATCGCGCTCGATCGTCAGGCCGACGCGCGCAAGATCGTCGAGGAAGCGCTCGCGCAGAACTGGGACGCGCGCCTCTTGCGCCGCTACCCGGATACCGCGGGCAGCGACGCACTGCCACTCATCCAGAAGGCCGAGGCGTGGCGCAAGGAGCGACCCGAAGACGGCGACCTGCTGTTCGCGCTGGGCCGCCTGTGCCTGAAGCAGCAGCTGTGGGGCAAGGCGCAGTCGTTCCTCGAGGCCGCGCTCAAGTCCGCTGACGCCACGCAGAACGAGCCGCTCAAGATCCGCTCGCATCGCGCGCTTGCGCGCCTGCACGAGCAGCTTGGCGACGGCGAGAAGGCGGCTTCGCACTATCGGGAAAGTGCGCTGTCGATGAACGTGGTGTAA